Genomic DNA from Bifidobacterium sp. ESL0769:
CTGAGCATAATAGACCTAATAGACCCGTGTTCGGCGACCCTTCCACACCCGGCACTGTTGCACACGACACCACCTCTATAAACTTCCAACGTGGCTACCATCCCTTCCATGATACAATCGGTACCACGCTTATCAGTATGCTCATTTTTGAGAACATGGATAGGATGTTCAGTGGCTGGCCTTCATTGCAACGTGTTTACAGTTCAGGCCCCAAATCCCCTCATAATGACAGTGATACTGATTTTGATAATATGTATAATCGTATAGAATGGGATTCGGCTGCTTCCTTGTTCGCGAATGACCATGCCCTCACATCAGTCAGCCTGCAAGATGTTTTCAACTACGGCGGAGACGTATCGAACATGTTCGCGGGATGTGAGAACCTCACCTCTATCGATTTCAGTGATCTAAGTGGTAATCAGTACAACAAATCTACTTATGGCATGCTGCCTCCTAATCTCAAGACCCTTAACTTGACACGATCCGCTTACAACCACGATACGGTTCCAGCACTGCACACCGATATGTTCGCGAACATGCCTTCAGGGACCCGGTGGAACGGCACCATAGCCCACCCAGGAAACAACCAATGCGCCTACGCTACCGGCGGCATGACAAGCAGCCAGCTGGCCGACCTCAGCGCACAGCACTACCCGTGGGAGGGTGGAACATTCACCAACACCAACGGTCAGATATCGTGCGCGACGGTCAACATCTACGCGAATGGGGGCACAGCCAACCACCCCTCCGTGCTCCACGTGGACACAGCCAACCAGTCCGGGTACATGGACCTCTACGCCTCCAACCGCCTCTCCTCCAACAGATACGGCGGCCTCTTCCGATACTGGAGCAGAAGCAGCAACGGCCCGCAGGCCTACGGGTCAGGCGGCTACTATCTGAACTCCGGCGACAACAGCACATACTCGCTCTACGCCATATGGGGCGACGTGCCCACACCCGGTGGCGTGACCGCCGCCTGGTCGCACGCCACCGGCAAAGTCACACTCTCCGGAACAGGCCTGCCCGCCTACACCCAAAAAATCAATTTCCGCTACTGGCCCGACAGCAACGCAGGCACGGCCTTCGACACCGGATGGATATCCGGCGCATCCGCCCAAGTCAGCGACACCGGATGGACACCCGGCAAACAATGGCAGGCACGGGTACAGGCACAAGTCCAAGACCCCATCACCGGCAACTACACCTACAGCCCCGAAAGCAGCACCGACAACGGCAAAGGCATCCTGCCCTGGATGACCGTCAGCTACGACAAAAACGGTGCAACCGGCTCGTCACCAGGCACCCAGTCCATGTTCGTCGACACATCCTACAACACCGGCCATCTCACCATGCCCCATCTCGCCGGCATGACACCACCGGCAGGCAAGATGCTCGACGGATGGCAGACCGCCGCGGATGGCGGCACCCAATACGCCGGCACCACCGACGTCTCCACCTCCACTGGTACCACCGACGCCAACAACCACACTGCACTCACCCTCTACGCCCGCTGGATCGTGGCTCCCGTCCCCACCGGTGTCACCGCACGATACAGCCACACCGACAACCGCATATACCTCACCACCACCGGACTCGACTACCGCGCCACCAGCTGGAACATCCGTTACAAACCCGACCCAACCAGCTCCTGGCTCGGGACCACCAACACCTCCACACGGGGAGAGACCTACAGCACCAACCCTACCGACCCCGGCACAGCATGGACTGTCCAAGCCCAAGCCATCTACCCCGACGGCACCAGCTCATGGAGCAGTGACTTTACCGGCACCCTGCCATGGATGACCGTCAGCTTCGACAAAGGCACCGCCACCGGTACAGCCCCTAGCGACAAAAACGCCCTGGTCGACACATCCACCAACAAGGCCACACTCACCATCCCCGGCCAAGGAAGCATGACTGCACCCAACCATGCCTGGCCTGACTTCACCGGCTGGAAGAACAAAACAGGCACCCTCACCTGGCAGCCCGGCCCCACCGACATCCCCACCAACGTTGACGGCGCCACCACCGGACCCGACGGGCACACCACCCTCACCCTCACCGCCCAATGGCACACCGTCACCGCGCCCACCGGCCTCACGGCCGTCTACCGGCACACCGACGACAAGATCGTCCTCACCGGCACATCCGACGTCGCCTCCGGCGACAAGATCACCGCCTGCATGACCGAAGGCACCGGCGACACCGCCTGCCAGCCAGCCATCACTGCACCCGGCACCAACAGCGCATGGCAGTGGACCGTCACCTTCCCGTCCAACGAGTACACCGACAGGTACGGCTACGGCCACCAACACCACTTCACCGCCAAACTCACCGAAAACAACGCCGACAGCGCCACCACCGATCTGCAAGGCACTCTGCCCTGGATGACCATCAGCTACCAGCATGGCGAAGGTGCCACTGGCACCACACCCGACACCAACGCCCTGACCGACACGGCCACCGGCAAAGCCACCATCACCATCCCCGGCCCCGACGGACTCACCCACCCCCACATGTGGCTCACCGGCTGGCAGAACACCACCGGCGGCCCCGTCTGGCAGCCCGGCAGCAGGGACATCCCCACCAACACCGACGGCGCCACCACAGGACCCGACGAGCACACCACCCTCACCCTCACCGCCCAATGGCGCACCGTCACCGCACCCACTGGCATCACCGCACGCTACAGCCACGCGGACTACAACCGCGTCTATCTGACCGCCACCGGCCTCCAAGCCGGCATCACCGACTGGGATATCCAGGTCAAACCCACCGCCACCAGCTACTACCGGTCCGCGTGGAACACGTCCACGACCGGCCAGTCCTACTATGACGGTTCAGATTTCACGCCCGGCGACACATGGATGGCCCGAGCCCGCGCCATCTACACCGATTCCTCCGGCCATACCGTCAGCAGCGACTGGAGCACCGAATACACCGGTGTCCTGCCCTACATGGACGTCACGCTGAAACCCGGCGACGGCACCGGCGCCGACGCGCACACCAAAGGCCTCGTCGACTCAAGCGACCACAACGCCTACCTCACCCTGCCCAAGGCCACCGACCAGGGCATCAGCCCGCCGGCGGCCATGAACTTCGACCGTTGGGACACCCGCGCCGACGGCACCGGCACCGCCTACCCCATGGGGCAGGCCGCCATCCCCACCAGCCTCGGCACCCCAAACGGACAAGCCACCAACGTGACACTCTA
This window encodes:
- a CDS encoding BspA family leucine-rich repeat surface protein, which translates into the protein MYNRIEWDSAASLFANDHALTSVSLQDVFNYGGDVSNMFAGCENLTSIDFSDLSGNQYNKSTYGMLPPNLKTLNLTRSAYNHDTVPALHTDMFANMPSGTRWNGTIAHPGNNQCAYATGGMTSSQLADLSAQHYPWEGGTFTNTNGQISCATVNIYANGGTANHPSVLHVDTANQSGYMDLYASNRLSSNRYGGLFRYWSRSSNGPQAYGSGGYYLNSGDNSTYSLYAIWGDVPTPGGVTAAWSHATGKVTLSGTGLPAYTQKINFRYWPDSNAGTAFDTGWISGASAQVSDTGWTPGKQWQARVQAQVQDPITGNYTYSPESSTDNGKGILPWMTVSYDKNGATGSSPGTQSMFVDTSYNTGHLTMPHLAGMTPPAGKMLDGWQTAADGGTQYAGTTDVSTSTGTTDANNHTALTLYARWIVAPVPTGVTARYSHTDNRIYLTTTGLDYRATSWNIRYKPDPTSSWLGTTNTSTRGETYSTNPTDPGTAWTVQAQAIYPDGTSSWSSDFTGTLPWMTVSFDKGTATGTAPSDKNALVDTSTNKATLTIPGQGSMTAPNHAWPDFTGWKNKTGTLTWQPGPTDIPTNVDGATTGPDGHTTLTLTAQWHTVTAPTGLTAVYRHTDDKIVLTGTSDVASGDKITACMTEGTGDTACQPAITAPGTNSAWQWTVTFPSNEYTDRYGYGHQHHFTAKLTENNADSATTDLQGTLPWMTISYQHGEGATGTTPDTNALTDTATGKATITIPGPDGLTHPHMWLTGWQNTTGGPVWQPGSRDIPTNTDGATTGPDEHTTLTLTAQWRTVTAPTGITARYSHADYNRVYLTATGLQAGITDWDIQVKPTATSYYRSAWNTSTTGQSYYDGSDFTPGDTWMARARAIYTDSSGHTVSSDWSTEYTGVLPYMDVTLKPGDGTGADAHTKGLVDSSDHNAYLTLPKATDQGISPPAAMNFDRWDTRADGTGTAYPMGQAAIPTSLGTPNGQATNVTLYAQWKQSTPTATPGNCTAGGWNTWGAPGTPTPGLTPADSRAVCWTIDNGDTLRLSGGTSPQYTSRTFPWTTQKDTIAKISIEGDLTLISNNYGNDGPFELMGNLTSLTDNHHTVTLDKTAAGSLFWNDSRLTSLYLSGWKTGTATTMANMFSGCSGLKTLTGLDHWDTSHVTSTWNMFDYDGRLTDLDLSGWDTSHVTEMSYMFEGCDSMADIDLTGWNTQTLHDSYYGGMGGLLPRNVKRLRLGPNARLFTKDSDDPFTNVDATHTWREWDWAKGHHPSDLGPVGPTSGTPGDGTLATLKTRADNHPEGVYIRDDVNPTWTDLTYNLNGGTGDTSLPAQIGQAANSGQPKRDGLAIDTTFKDGAYTTAAPTHITGNKPYQLFNGWTIDTSGMTGGTATISNHTITASKGAGGTATVTAQWTPVPEATPGTPQVTVTPRTTDQGSAGVGATATFNTAMDAITDPAKPAIAAGGTMNVCVKPSSQTADYTPGQCQAKTSTTAGSQTITPDPFTLPGSLTGGQDTTFPAPGEEYTLAATYTTHDPQTRNQIESLASQNGGGIATGTLPWLNLTFDTNDTHGGNGTPPTALQSFVDTATGKAWASLPNATGTMKPGNAVFAGWATTASATDPDAGMGDHANRNVQLPATTGATETRTTLYAVWHKLGAPTVTGIKRSALANTVTITGTAIPWTGEDDITVDLTPLDGQTGLTPAGTRHATISTTDGQGHALAYDGHTEHPWTLTLPENELPTRGRYRTDAKLEAHDYQWRDTNADLHPHSAVASTQSNLPGHHQHALPLTGGQRTMLIIALALLGVLFTAGSQVARNRRRWHHQYQ